The following coding sequences lie in one Lentilactobacillus sp. SPB1-3 genomic window:
- a CDS encoding GNAT family N-acetyltransferase translates to MKLTYIREANRDDVSAIMDIINSAKAFLKGYGSPQWQDGHPNEQMINDDIDSGNGQVLIVDDKVAGYAAVSFTPDNNYKVITDGAWQKPDDKYAVIHRMAISADYRGQHLSNYMLSNLISMIVSQQVRNVRIDTHRVNKPLQGLVTSFGFIRRGQINVVDKIDPVREAFELNL, encoded by the coding sequence TTGAAATTAACTTATATAAGAGAAGCTAACAGAGACGATGTTTCAGCAATTATGGATATTATTAACAGTGCTAAAGCCTTCTTGAAAGGATATGGCAGTCCTCAGTGGCAAGATGGTCATCCTAATGAACAGATGATCAACGATGACATAGACAGTGGTAATGGTCAGGTATTGATTGTTGACGATAAGGTTGCTGGATATGCAGCGGTATCTTTCACACCGGATAATAACTATAAGGTCATTACAGACGGTGCTTGGCAAAAGCCTGACGATAAGTATGCAGTGATTCATCGCATGGCGATTAGTGCAGATTATCGAGGTCAACATTTATCCAACTACATGTTGTCTAATTTGATTTCCATGATCGTTAGTCAACAGGTGAGAAATGTTCGAATTGACACTCATCGAGTAAACAAACCTTTGCAAGGACTGGTAACTTCTTTTGGATTTATTAGAAGAGGTCAGATTAATGTTGTCGATAAGATTGATCCTGTGCGAGAGGCATTCGAATTGAATTTGTAA
- a CDS encoding D-2-hydroxyacid dehydrogenase encodes MKIVVLDGYALNPGDLSWKPLKNMGDVTIYDRTPHDQTEILKRIGDAEIVFDNKTPLDAEILNRTPNLKYIGILSTGYDIIDLAAAKQNDIVVTNIPAYGTDAVAQHTFALLLEITNRVGLHNQLVHDGVWAKSPDYTFWDAPLVELRDKTVGLFGFGKIAQQVARLAHAFSMKVIYYNHRPKPFDEDWATQVDMDALFAQSDIISMHTPLTPETNQIIDCDNITKMKDGVIIINTARGGLIEEESTADALNSGKIAALGTDVASHEPINQDNPLLSSKNTFITPHIAWAPLSTRARLLDIAIDNFQAYLDGKPVNTVEE; translated from the coding sequence ATGAAAATTGTTGTATTAGATGGCTATGCCTTAAATCCGGGTGATCTAAGTTGGAAACCACTCAAAAACATGGGTGATGTGACGATTTATGATCGAACCCCACATGACCAAACTGAAATTTTAAAACGTATTGGCGATGCTGAAATCGTGTTTGATAACAAAACACCGCTAGATGCTGAAATTCTTAATCGCACACCAAACTTAAAATACATTGGCATTCTTAGTACCGGCTATGACATTATTGACCTAGCCGCTGCCAAACAAAATGACATTGTAGTTACGAATATTCCGGCATACGGAACTGATGCAGTTGCCCAGCATACATTTGCCCTGTTGCTGGAAATCACTAACAGAGTTGGCTTACACAACCAGTTAGTTCACGATGGTGTTTGGGCAAAGAGCCCTGATTATACATTTTGGGACGCCCCATTAGTAGAACTACGAGATAAGACCGTCGGCCTGTTTGGGTTTGGTAAGATTGCTCAACAAGTAGCCCGATTAGCCCATGCATTTTCAATGAAGGTAATTTACTACAATCATCGTCCAAAACCATTTGATGAAGATTGGGCTACTCAAGTTGATATGGATGCTTTATTTGCCCAATCAGATATCATTAGCATGCACACTCCACTAACACCGGAAACAAACCAAATTATCGACTGCGATAACATCACCAAAATGAAGGATGGTGTCATCATCATCAACACTGCTCGTGGTGGGTTGATTGAAGAAGAATCCACAGCTGATGCATTGAACAGTGGTAAAATCGCCGCATTAGGAACAGATGTTGCGAGTCATGAACCAATCAATCAAGATAATCCGCTACTCAGCTCCAAGAACACATTCATTACTCCACACATTGCTTGGGCCCCACTATCAACACGTGCCCGTCTACTCGATATTGCAATTGATAACTTTCAAGCATATCTTGATGGCAAACCCGTTAACACTGTTGAAGAATAG